One region of Streptomyces sp. NBC_00442 genomic DNA includes:
- a CDS encoding GntR family transcriptional regulator gives MTTHTSGADRDDAGETPRYRLVADALRQDIQNGVPAPGEALPKQEQLMRRFRCGRGTVQKALQLLREEQLLEAGVSGRGARVARQAAIGRPLGHYISRAFEAPHVSLDVWSLHTEELSRAVQQQAELIRLGDRAAPRSVRVRVLVPDLETHHPYPRHVDDPQDLRPLRRLRRVIRMYAEALHHSLTQLAEEGTVGSVSVEIRSLPTVPGEKRYLINGTQMLTGYYVLRTTRILVDAASIEVLELHSDTLFPATAEGGGARSLERAEFQQVQAWFDSRWETVATPLRPLDE, from the coding sequence GTGACGACCCACACCTCGGGGGCGGACCGGGACGACGCCGGGGAGACCCCCCGCTACCGCCTCGTGGCCGACGCGCTGCGCCAGGACATCCAGAACGGCGTCCCGGCGCCCGGTGAGGCGCTGCCCAAACAGGAGCAGCTCATGCGGCGTTTTCGCTGCGGTCGCGGCACCGTACAGAAGGCGCTGCAACTGCTGCGCGAGGAGCAGCTCCTGGAGGCGGGGGTGTCGGGGCGGGGCGCCCGGGTGGCCCGGCAGGCTGCCATCGGACGGCCATTGGGCCATTACATCTCCCGCGCCTTCGAGGCGCCCCACGTCTCGCTCGACGTCTGGTCGCTGCACACCGAGGAGCTCTCCCGGGCCGTCCAGCAGCAGGCCGAACTCATCAGGCTCGGCGACCGCGCCGCCCCGCGTTCGGTGCGGGTGCGCGTGCTGGTCCCGGACCTGGAGACCCACCACCCCTATCCGCGCCACGTCGACGACCCGCAGGACCTGCGCCCCCTGCGCAGGCTGCGCCGCGTCATCCGGATGTACGCGGAGGCGCTGCACCACTCGCTCACCCAGCTGGCCGAGGAGGGCACGGTGGGCTCGGTGTCCGTGGAGATCCGCAGCCTGCCCACGGTGCCGGGCGAGAAGCGCTACCTCATCAACGGCACCCAGATGCTGACCGGCTACTACGTCCTGCGCACGACCCGCATCCTGGTCGACGCCGCCTCGATAGAGGTCCTCGAACTGCACAGCGACACCCTGTTCCCGGCCACGGCGGAAGGGGGCGGGGCACGCTCCCTGGAGCGCGCGGAGTTCCAGCAGGTGCAGGCCTGGTTCGACTCGCGCTGGGAAACGGTCGCCACGCCACTGCGCCCGCTCGACGAGTGA
- a CDS encoding FadR/GntR family transcriptional regulator, which yields MPGNSASTEGRRRPRDVVADGLRALIAGGELRVGERLPTQAELGERFAVPRGAVRGAVELLEREGLIRRAQQGTPPMVARPTAAPAPRRGVPGPRRHSPRPAGVFLGERVAQCFREDEVTIDAYCLNGETLASALAGPLVAVQAEGSGPRRVAVRILLPDAEAPLALPQVVGDLGNLRPRERLRITSNHIYGSLRHSLRMLKVRDLVPEVSVEARKVSITPTQKVYILNGREVLAGHYQVTERTVDLDRSPIEIYDLLGVEGMLFRHTVVDDDHVTRGYVEQTQQWFDSLWNTIARPLDPNGD from the coding sequence GTGCCTGGTAACAGCGCTTCGACCGAGGGACGGCGTCGTCCGCGGGATGTGGTCGCCGACGGCCTGCGCGCCCTGATCGCCGGGGGCGAGCTGCGGGTCGGGGAGCGGCTGCCGACCCAGGCGGAGCTCGGCGAGCGGTTCGCCGTGCCGCGGGGCGCGGTCCGTGGCGCCGTCGAGCTCCTGGAGCGGGAAGGCCTGATCAGGCGGGCTCAGCAGGGCACACCGCCGATGGTCGCCCGCCCGACCGCGGCGCCCGCGCCCCGGCGCGGGGTTCCGGGTCCGCGCCGGCACTCGCCCCGCCCCGCCGGGGTCTTCCTGGGGGAACGGGTGGCGCAGTGCTTCCGTGAGGACGAGGTCACCATCGACGCGTACTGCCTCAATGGCGAGACGCTCGCCTCCGCGCTCGCGGGCCCCCTCGTCGCCGTGCAGGCCGAGGGATCGGGCCCGCGCAGGGTCGCGGTGCGCATCCTGCTGCCGGACGCCGAGGCCCCGCTGGCCCTCCCCCAGGTCGTCGGCGACCTGGGCAATCTCCGGCCGCGCGAACGGCTGCGGATCACCAGCAACCACATCTACGGCTCACTGCGCCATTCGCTGCGCATGCTCAAGGTCCGCGACCTGGTCCCCGAGGTGAGCGTCGAGGCGCGCAAGGTGTCGATCACCCCGACGCAGAAGGTGTACATCCTCAACGGCCGCGAGGTCCTGGCCGGCCACTACCAGGTGACGGAGCGCACGGTGGACCTCGACCGGAGCCCGATCGAGATCTACGACCTGCTCGGCGTCGAAGGCATGCTCTTCCGGCACACCGTGGTCGACGACGACCATGTGACCCGCGGCTATGTCGAGCAGACCCAGCAGTGGTTCGACTCGCTGTGGAACACGATCGCCCGCCCCCTGGATCCGAACGGGGACTGA
- a CDS encoding helix-turn-helix transcriptional regulator: MRAARLIKMVLLLQARPVMTAAELGRELEVSERTVTRDAQALAEAGVPVHADRGRAGGYRLVGGYRTRLTGLARSEAEVLFLSGVPGALREMGLEDAASAARLKVSAALLPSLRDAPSAAAQRFHLDAPGWWQEPEAPELLPAVAEAVWDDRRVRVGYRRPDRPEVERDLEPYGLILKAGVWYLCARAATGRPGVPADPGERAGFRVYRLDRFTAVAAGEDRFVRDPAFDLPRFWAERAQEFARSVLRETVRVRVSPAGAARLPYAVADHGAVREALEQTGAPDVNGWLTLTLPVESQDVAFGQLLGLGAELEVLEPPELRARFARNARALRELYE, translated from the coding sequence ATGCGTGCCGCCCGCCTCATCAAGATGGTGCTTCTGCTTCAGGCGCGGCCCGTCATGACCGCCGCCGAGCTGGGCCGCGAGCTGGAGGTTTCGGAGCGGACGGTCACCCGGGACGCGCAGGCCCTGGCCGAGGCGGGAGTGCCGGTCCACGCCGATCGGGGACGGGCGGGCGGCTACCGTCTCGTCGGCGGTTACCGCACCCGCCTGACGGGCCTGGCCCGTTCCGAGGCCGAGGTTCTCTTCCTGTCCGGAGTACCGGGCGCTCTGCGGGAGATGGGACTTGAGGACGCCGCGTCGGCCGCCCGCCTGAAGGTGTCGGCGGCGCTGCTCCCCTCCCTCAGGGATGCCCCGTCCGCCGCCGCCCAGCGCTTCCATCTCGACGCCCCCGGCTGGTGGCAGGAGCCCGAGGCGCCCGAGCTGCTGCCCGCCGTCGCCGAGGCGGTGTGGGACGACCGGCGGGTGCGGGTCGGCTACCGGCGGCCCGACCGCCCCGAGGTGGAGCGCGACCTCGAACCGTACGGCCTGATTCTGAAGGCCGGCGTCTGGTACCTGTGCGCGCGGGCCGCCACCGGGCGGCCGGGTGTCCCCGCGGACCCCGGGGAGCGGGCCGGCTTCCGCGTGTACCGGCTCGACCGGTTCACGGCGGTCGCCGCCGGCGAGGACCGCTTCGTACGGGACCCGGCGTTCGACCTGCCCCGGTTCTGGGCGGAGCGGGCTCAGGAGTTCGCGCGCTCGGTGCTCCGCGAGACCGTCCGGGTACGGGTCTCACCCGCGGGCGCCGCACGGCTGCCGTACGCCGTCGCCGACCACGGTGCGGTGCGCGAAGCCCTGGAGCAGACCGGCGCCCCGGACGTGAACGGCTGGCTCACCCTCACCCTTCCCGTCGAGTCGCAGGACGTCGCCTTCGGTCAACTTCTGGGACTCGGAGCCGAGTTGGAGGTGCTGGAGCCGCCCGAACTCCGCGCACGGTTCGCGCGGAACGCGCGCGCTCTGCGCGAACTGTACGAGTAG
- a CDS encoding DUF4240 domain-containing protein, translated as MDETEFWEIVDRTREAADGDPEEQADLLVDRLLQLDPDSVLDFARHFEARYNRAYRWDLWGAAAVLLGGASDDAFDYFRCWLIGQGREVFEGAVHDPDALAGLLGEFDDEVDGDGEELGYAADEAYEQLTGVVAPDLGIPPQPEEPEGTPLDFEDESALADRYPRLWERFGTA; from the coding sequence ATGGACGAGACGGAGTTCTGGGAGATCGTCGACCGTACCCGCGAGGCCGCCGACGGCGACCCCGAGGAACAGGCCGACCTGCTCGTGGACCGGCTGCTGCAGCTGGACCCCGACTCCGTGCTCGACTTCGCACGGCACTTCGAGGCGCGCTACAACCGCGCGTACCGCTGGGACCTGTGGGGCGCCGCCGCCGTGCTGCTCGGCGGCGCGAGCGACGACGCCTTCGACTACTTCCGCTGCTGGCTCATCGGCCAGGGCCGCGAGGTCTTCGAGGGCGCGGTGCACGACCCCGACGCCCTCGCCGGCCTCCTCGGCGAGTTCGACGACGAGGTCGACGGCGACGGCGAGGAGCTGGGCTACGCGGCGGACGAGGCGTACGAGCAGCTCACCGGCGTCGTGGCGCCCGACCTCGGCATCCCGCCCCAGCCCGAGGAGCCGGAGGGCACTCCGCTGGACTTCGAGGACGAGTCGGCGCTCGCGGACCGCTACCCCCGCCTGTGGGAGCGGTTCGGCACGGCCTGA
- a CDS encoding GNAT family N-acetyltransferase, protein MDESYPEPRTSPPPLIRAARRSDGDRLAVLTREAWSPLHAVGPRPDPPFEPFFDDLHLPSHFLVAELDGEVAGFIRLVPATSLATNRHVRQIQGLEIAESARRRGVGRALLRGAYEAARRQGATRITLHVLGHNTPARSLYEAEGFAVEGVLPGEFLIEGAYVDDVLMGRSLTDG, encoded by the coding sequence ATGGACGAGTCGTACCCCGAACCCCGTACTTCTCCGCCTCCGCTCATACGGGCCGCACGGCGGTCCGACGGTGACCGGCTCGCCGTGCTCACCCGTGAGGCGTGGTCACCGCTGCACGCCGTGGGGCCGCGGCCGGATCCGCCGTTCGAGCCCTTCTTCGACGATCTGCACCTGCCGTCGCACTTCCTCGTCGCCGAGCTGGACGGCGAGGTGGCGGGGTTCATCCGGCTGGTGCCGGCCACCTCGCTCGCCACCAACCGCCATGTGCGGCAGATCCAGGGGCTCGAAATCGCCGAGTCCGCGCGCCGCCGCGGCGTGGGCCGCGCCCTGTTGCGCGGCGCGTACGAGGCGGCCCGCCGCCAGGGCGCCACCCGGATCACGCTGCACGTCCTCGGCCACAACACGCCGGCCCGGTCGCTGTACGAGGCGGAGGGGTTCGCCGTCGAGGGCGTCCTGCCGGGAGAGTTCCTCATCGAGGGCGCGTACGTGGACGACGTCCTCATGGGCCGGTCCCTCACCGACGGCTGA
- a CDS encoding TIGR01777 family oxidoreductase codes for MGSMKIAVTGSTGLIGTELVRSLRADGHEVLRLVRRGAEAPDEVAWDPARQYVDTAGLAGCGAVVHLAGAGVASHRWTAAYKKEIRDSRVLGTAALAEALASLDVPPKVLVSGSAIGYYGDTGERVVDESAPPGDGFLPSVCVEWEEAAAPAQEAGIRTVFARTGLVVSREGGAWAKLIPLFRAGLGGRLGSGRQYWSFIALHDEVAALRFLLDTESLSGPVNLTAPEPVTNQEVTAAMSRVLRRPALLPVPAAALRVALGEAAGDVLAGQRVVPARLLSAGFGFAFPDVETAVRAAR; via the coding sequence ATGGGTTCCATGAAGATCGCGGTGACGGGTTCGACAGGACTGATCGGTACGGAGCTGGTGCGCTCGCTGCGGGCGGACGGCCACGAGGTGCTGCGCCTCGTGCGGCGCGGGGCGGAGGCGCCCGACGAGGTCGCGTGGGACCCGGCGCGCCAGTACGTGGACACGGCGGGCCTCGCCGGGTGCGGGGCGGTGGTGCATCTGGCCGGGGCGGGGGTGGCTTCGCACCGCTGGACCGCCGCGTACAAGAAGGAGATCCGGGACAGCAGGGTGCTCGGCACGGCCGCGCTCGCCGAGGCGCTGGCCTCCCTCGACGTCCCGCCGAAGGTGCTGGTGAGCGGGTCGGCGATCGGCTACTACGGCGACACGGGCGAACGGGTGGTGGACGAGTCGGCGCCGCCGGGCGACGGTTTCCTCCCCTCGGTGTGCGTGGAGTGGGAGGAGGCCGCGGCCCCGGCCCAGGAGGCGGGCATCCGCACCGTGTTCGCCCGTACGGGTCTCGTGGTGTCCCGCGAGGGGGGAGCGTGGGCGAAGCTGATCCCGCTGTTCCGGGCGGGGCTCGGCGGGCGGCTCGGCAGCGGGCGCCAGTACTGGTCGTTCATCGCGCTGCACGACGAGGTGGCGGCGCTGCGGTTCCTGCTGGACACGGAGTCCCTTTCCGGTCCGGTGAACCTGACGGCGCCGGAGCCGGTCACGAACCAGGAGGTGACGGCGGCGATGTCCCGGGTGCTGCGGCGCCCGGCACTTCTGCCGGTGCCGGCGGCGGCGCTGCGGGTCGCTCTGGGCGAGGCGGCGGGGGATGTGCTGGCCGGCCAGCGGGTCGTGCCGGCGCGGCTCCTCTCGGCGGGGTTCGGCTTCGCCTTCCCCGACGTGGAGACGGCGGTCCGCGCGGCACGTTGA
- a CDS encoding VOC family protein, with amino-acid sequence MKIYNSTSAPAWADLSTTDISAAKAFYGGLFGWQGADAPMEEAGGYGMWLLGDQYVGGYGPLMAAGQRVAWQVYFQVESADATAATVTDNGGSVVAGPMDVFDSGRLAVFADPGGAVFAVWQPKEHKGFGVVDRPGGMCWFELLTRDDDRAKTFYRSVFGWEGSEANPYGSSSAYTEWKLDGESFSGMMRMGSDFPPEVPSHWMVYVQVEDCDATARRARELGGEVHVPPTSIPPGRFALLRDPQGGVFSVIAVTE; translated from the coding sequence ATGAAGATCTACAACAGCACCTCGGCGCCGGCCTGGGCCGACCTGTCGACGACCGACATCTCCGCCGCCAAGGCCTTCTACGGGGGCCTCTTCGGCTGGCAGGGCGCGGACGCGCCGATGGAGGAGGCCGGCGGGTACGGGATGTGGCTGCTCGGTGATCAGTACGTCGGCGGGTACGGGCCCCTCATGGCGGCCGGGCAGCGGGTGGCGTGGCAGGTGTACTTCCAGGTCGAGTCGGCCGACGCGACGGCGGCGACGGTGACCGACAACGGCGGCTCCGTCGTGGCCGGCCCCATGGACGTCTTCGACTCCGGCCGCCTCGCGGTGTTCGCCGACCCAGGGGGTGCGGTGTTCGCCGTCTGGCAGCCCAAGGAACACAAGGGCTTCGGCGTCGTGGACCGGCCGGGCGGCATGTGCTGGTTCGAACTCCTCACCCGTGACGACGACCGGGCGAAGACGTTCTACCGCTCGGTCTTCGGCTGGGAAGGCAGCGAAGCCAACCCGTACGGCTCGTCCTCCGCGTACACAGAGTGGAAGCTCGACGGGGAGAGCTTCAGCGGCATGATGCGGATGGGCTCGGACTTCCCGCCGGAGGTGCCGTCGCACTGGATGGTGTACGTCCAGGTCGAGGACTGCGACGCGACGGCCCGGCGGGCGCGTGAGCTGGGCGGCGAGGTCCACGTTCCCCCCACCTCGATCCCGCCGGGCCGCTTCGCACTGCTGCGGGACCCGCAGGGCGGGGTGTTCTCGGTCATCGCGGTGACCGAGTAG
- a CDS encoding amidohydrolase, whose translation MSPSTPSAQAAAGTARTVLRGLDAIHADLAGLYRDLHAHPELSFAEHRTAAEVARRAREYGCEVTTGVGRTGVVAVLRNGSGPTVLLRADFDALPVTERTGLGHASTVEGVMHACGHDMHTTCLLGTLKLLADARALWSGTVLGVFQPAEEIGRGARAMLDDGLYERFGTPDVVLGQHVGPFPAGMVGAHAGPAFAGADSLRVVLYGKGAHGSRPEASVDPVVMAASTVLRLQTIVSRELPASETAVVTVGALNAGTKDNIIPDEAELKLNIRTYKQDVREKVLAAVGRIVRGEAAVAGAGREPDIETVDSFPVLVNDDDAVARTMAAVGAVVGDDRVFDPGAVTGSEDVGLFGEDAQVPLCYWLFGGADPEAFGAAFAAGTLDRDIPSNHSPFFAPVVDPTLTTGVTALTTAALAWLDVR comes from the coding sequence GTGTCCCCTTCCACCCCCTCCGCCCAGGCCGCGGCCGGCACCGCCCGCACCGTCCTGCGCGGGCTCGACGCGATCCACGCCGACCTCGCCGGCCTGTACCGCGATCTGCACGCCCACCCCGAGCTGTCCTTCGCCGAGCACCGCACCGCCGCCGAAGTCGCCCGCAGGGCACGGGAGTACGGGTGTGAGGTGACCACGGGCGTCGGGCGCACCGGGGTCGTCGCCGTCCTGAGGAACGGGTCGGGCCCCACCGTGCTGCTGCGGGCCGACTTCGACGCGCTTCCGGTGACCGAGCGGACCGGGCTCGGCCACGCCTCCACCGTCGAGGGCGTCATGCACGCCTGCGGGCACGACATGCACACCACCTGTCTGCTCGGCACGCTCAAGCTGCTCGCCGACGCCCGCGCGCTGTGGAGCGGCACCGTCCTCGGGGTCTTCCAGCCCGCCGAGGAGATCGGCCGTGGCGCGCGGGCCATGCTCGACGACGGGCTCTACGAGCGGTTCGGCACGCCCGACGTCGTACTGGGCCAGCACGTGGGACCGTTCCCGGCCGGGATGGTCGGCGCGCACGCGGGCCCCGCCTTCGCCGGCGCGGATTCGCTCAGGGTCGTCCTGTACGGCAAGGGCGCGCACGGATCGCGGCCCGAGGCGTCCGTCGATCCGGTGGTGATGGCCGCCTCCACCGTGCTGCGGCTCCAGACGATCGTCTCGCGCGAGCTCCCGGCCAGTGAGACGGCGGTCGTCACCGTCGGCGCCCTGAACGCGGGGACCAAGGACAACATCATCCCGGACGAGGCCGAGCTGAAGCTCAACATCCGCACGTACAAGCAGGACGTACGCGAGAAGGTGCTCGCCGCCGTCGGGCGGATCGTGCGCGGCGAGGCGGCCGTCGCCGGGGCCGGGCGCGAACCCGACATCGAGACGGTCGACTCCTTCCCGGTGCTGGTCAACGACGACGACGCGGTGGCACGCACCATGGCCGCCGTCGGCGCGGTCGTCGGCGACGACCGGGTGTTCGACCCGGGCGCCGTGACGGGCAGCGAGGACGTCGGTCTGTTCGGCGAAGACGCCCAGGTCCCGCTCTGCTACTGGCTGTTCGGGGGAGCGGACCCCGAGGCGTTCGGCGCCGCGTTCGCCGCCGGCACCCTCGACAGGGACATCCCCTCCAATCACTCGCCCTTCTTCGCACCGGTGGTCGACCCCACGCTGACCACCGGCGTCACCGCCCTCACCACGGCGGCGCTGGCCTGGCTCGACGTCCGGTAA
- a CDS encoding NAD(P)/FAD-dependent oxidoreductase, whose amino-acid sequence MLSTAHHADVLIVGAGLAGLSAAHRLTGAGVTVSVLEAAPRVGGRMSTRSVDGFRLDRIGQLLSTSYPELTRTPGLEQLPLRPFSPGVLVHSEGRHYRAGATGSARGALAAARARASAPRGTVTPLGGALDQARLGKALAKLAATSLERIATRPELPIGQALLDRGLPARTLDGFVRPLLSALLCDPDLTTSSRCADLALRGFARGRLCVPAGGAATLPELLAAALPPGTVRTDVKVTSVATTSVTTADHGVFGCRSVLLATDAPAAAELLPGLRIPAFHPLTVLHHTAPRSPLADPALLLDADRSGPVAYTSVMSEVDPSRAPHGRALITSAVLGTPPDDVERAVRRQLASLYATSTSDWELLALHHTPQAVPSMPAPHDLRRPVRLLAGLYVCGDHRDTSTVQGALYSGRRAAEAILSDLGVRPWQATAEVMRNVA is encoded by the coding sequence GTGCTCAGCACCGCACACCATGCGGACGTACTCATCGTGGGAGCCGGGCTCGCGGGCCTGTCAGCCGCTCATCGGCTGACCGGCGCGGGAGTCACGGTCAGCGTCCTGGAGGCGGCCCCCCGCGTGGGCGGCCGCATGTCGACCCGCTCGGTCGACGGGTTCCGGCTCGACCGGATCGGACAGCTCCTTTCGACGTCGTACCCGGAACTGACCCGCACCCCCGGCCTCGAACAGCTGCCGCTGCGCCCCTTCTCGCCGGGCGTCCTCGTGCACAGCGAGGGCCGGCACTACCGGGCGGGGGCCACCGGGAGCGCCAGGGGCGCACTGGCCGCGGCGCGCGCCCGAGCGAGCGCCCCCCGCGGCACCGTCACCCCGCTCGGCGGCGCACTGGACCAGGCCCGGCTCGGCAAGGCGCTCGCCAAGCTGGCCGCCACCTCCCTGGAGCGCATCGCCACCCGTCCCGAACTCCCCATTGGACAGGCCCTGTTGGACCGCGGCCTGCCCGCCCGCACCCTCGACGGATTCGTACGCCCCCTGCTCTCGGCCCTGCTCTGCGACCCGGACCTGACCACGTCGAGCCGCTGCGCCGACCTCGCGCTGCGCGGCTTCGCCCGCGGCCGGCTGTGCGTGCCGGCCGGTGGCGCGGCCACCCTGCCGGAGCTGCTCGCCGCCGCCCTGCCGCCCGGCACGGTACGTACGGATGTGAAGGTGACGTCGGTCGCCACGACCTCGGTCACCACCGCCGACCACGGCGTGTTCGGCTGCCGTTCCGTCCTCCTGGCCACCGACGCGCCCGCCGCCGCCGAGCTCCTGCCGGGGCTCAGGATCCCCGCCTTCCACCCGCTGACCGTGCTGCACCACACCGCGCCCCGCTCCCCGCTCGCCGACCCCGCGCTGCTCCTGGACGCGGACCGCAGCGGCCCCGTCGCGTACACCTCGGTGATGAGCGAGGTCGACCCGAGCCGGGCCCCGCACGGCCGGGCGCTGATCACCTCGGCCGTGCTCGGCACCCCGCCCGACGACGTGGAGCGTGCCGTACGCCGCCAACTGGCGTCCCTGTACGCCACGTCCACGTCGGACTGGGAGCTGCTCGCCCTCCACCACACGCCCCAGGCCGTTCCTTCGATGCCCGCCCCGCACGATCTGCGCCGACCGGTCCGGCTGCTCGCCGGCCTGTACGTCTGCGGTGACCACCGCGACACCAGCACCGTGCAGGGCGCCCTGTACTCGGGCCGGCGCGCGGCCGA
- a CDS encoding TetR/AcrR family transcriptional regulator — protein sequence MIQPAAQPAPPPKPSLTERRKAATQLDIARAAAALFAEHGPDGTTAEAIARHAGVALRTFYRYFRSKQDAVAPLLSGGAERWRALLEAAEPGPLSKTLEAAVREALAVPDAHAAEQLRWTRGLLRAAEHDAALRAVWYRVNQDSEERLLPVLARLVGPGADALEVRLAAAAATDAIRVALEAWAATDAPASGPGSPAELAVRCLRELTGGMRLLGH from the coding sequence GTGATCCAGCCCGCCGCGCAGCCCGCCCCGCCGCCCAAGCCGTCCCTGACCGAGCGCCGCAAGGCCGCGACCCAGCTCGACATCGCCCGCGCCGCGGCCGCGCTCTTCGCCGAGCACGGGCCCGACGGCACCACCGCCGAGGCCATCGCCCGGCACGCCGGGGTCGCCCTGCGCACCTTCTACCGCTACTTCCGCTCCAAGCAGGACGCGGTCGCCCCGCTCCTTTCGGGCGGCGCCGAACGCTGGCGGGCGCTGCTCGAAGCCGCCGAGCCGGGCCCCCTCTCCAAGACCCTGGAGGCCGCCGTCCGCGAGGCCCTCGCGGTGCCCGACGCGCACGCCGCGGAGCAGCTGCGCTGGACCAGGGGGCTGCTGCGCGCGGCCGAGCACGACGCGGCCCTGCGCGCGGTCTGGTACCGGGTCAACCAGGACTCCGAGGAGCGGCTGCTGCCCGTGCTCGCCCGCCTCGTGGGCCCGGGGGCGGACGCCCTTGAGGTGCGCCTGGCCGCGGCCGCTGCCACCGACGCGATCCGGGTGGCCCTCGAAGCGTGGGCCGCCACCGACGCCCCGGCCTCGGGCCCCGGCTCCCCCGCCGAGCTCGCGGTCCGCTGCCTGCGCGAACTCACCGGCGGCATGCGCCTGTTGGGCCACTGA
- a CDS encoding SDR family NAD(P)-dependent oxidoreductase: MSVHTVTDRYEGRRALVTGGGSGIGQATVLRLLAEGGHVVAADVSEAGLKDTADRAGAGIGRLTTLVVDIADEASVREGVAAAVSALGGLDVLVNAAGILRSWHTHETSLADFNRVVAVNLTGTFLMIREAIPALLEGNGAAVVNFSSTSAVFAHPYMAAYAASKGGIQSMTHALAAEYAKQGIRFTAVQPGSISSGMTDGSGASRSSVGPGLPADADMSLFTKLAPAIGAGFAGPETVASVVAMLASDDGRFITGTEVRVDGGTHF; the protein is encoded by the coding sequence ATGAGCGTGCACACCGTCACCGACCGCTACGAAGGACGCCGGGCGCTGGTCACCGGTGGCGGCTCCGGCATCGGGCAGGCCACCGTGCTGCGCCTGCTGGCGGAGGGCGGCCACGTCGTCGCCGCGGACGTCAGCGAGGCCGGCCTGAAGGACACCGCGGACCGGGCGGGCGCCGGCATCGGACGGCTGACCACGCTCGTCGTCGACATAGCCGACGAGGCCTCGGTGCGCGAGGGCGTCGCCGCCGCGGTCTCCGCGCTCGGCGGCCTCGACGTGCTCGTCAACGCGGCCGGCATCCTGCGCTCCTGGCACACCCACGAGACGAGCCTGGCCGACTTCAACCGGGTCGTCGCGGTCAATCTGACCGGCACCTTCCTGATGATCCGCGAGGCGATCCCGGCGCTGCTCGAAGGCAACGGCGCGGCCGTCGTCAACTTCAGCTCGACCTCGGCGGTGTTCGCCCACCCGTACATGGCCGCGTACGCGGCCAGCAAGGGCGGCATCCAGTCGATGACGCACGCGCTCGCCGCCGAGTACGCGAAGCAGGGCATCCGGTTCACCGCGGTGCAGCCCGGCTCGATCTCCTCCGGCATGACCGACGGGAGCGGTGCCTCCCGCTCCAGCGTGGGCCCCGGCCTGCCCGCCGACGCCGACATGTCGCTCTTCACGAAGCTCGCCCCGGCCATCGGAGCGGGCTTCGCGGGACCGGAGACGGTGGCCTCGGTGGTCGCGATGCTCGCCAGCGACGACGGCCGCTTCATCACCGGCACCGAGGTCCGTGTCGACGGCGGCACGCACTTCTGA